The genomic DNA CCTGGGCAGCGCGGCGAGCTGCGCGGCGCCGATCATGCCCTCGGTCTCCTCCGTCAGCGGGCAGTGCAGGCTGAGCACCTCGGCGCGCGCCAGCAGATCGCCAAGCGAGGCCACGCGCTCGACACCTTCGATCACGGCGTTGATGTAGGGATCGTAGGCCATCACCTTCAGGCCCAGCCCCGCCGCAGCCCGGGCCACGCGCTTGCCGACGGCACCCAGCCCGACGATGCCCATGGTACGACCGCCGAGCTGCACGCCCGCCGGTCCCTTGATCCACCGTGCGCCACGCAGGTTGGCATCGTGCGTCGGAATGGCGCGCGCCACGGCGATCATCAGGCCGATCGTCAGCTCGGCGACCGACTGGGCGTTGACGCCGGCGGCGACCAACACCGGGATCCGCTTCGCCGTCGCGGCGGGAATGTCGACGCTGTTGTAGCCGGCGCCGTGGCGCGAGATGCAGCGGATCGAATCGCCGGCGCGGATGACATTGCCCGACACGCCGTGCCGCGCGAGGATGCCGTCGATCGTCTCCTTGCGCACCAGGGCCAAGAGCTCAGCATCGCTGCTGTTGTCGGCGACGAAATGCACGCGACAGCCGGCGGCGTTCAGCACGTCGAGGCCGGGCTTGGCCAGATCAGGTCCGGTGATGGCGATGGTCCAGGGCATCAGTACGGCCGCCCGTCCTTGTGGGTGAACTGCCATTTGCCGTCAGCGCCCAGCACCGCCTGGATGTCGTCACGCGGATAGCTGCCCTCGTCGCCGGGCGTGCGGTCGCCGACCTCGAGGATGAAGACATCGTCGCTGGTACGATTGACCAGCTGATGCGCCATGCCCTTGGCCGGGAAGCCGGCGCACATGCCGGGCTCGAGCTGCGTCTCGCCCTTTTCCGTCACCAGGGTCGGCTGGCCCTGCAGGATGTAGATGAACTCGTCCTGCTTGCTGTGGGTGTGCAGCAGCGCCGACTCGCCGCCCGGCGCCAGGCGCGTGAGGTTGACGCCGAAGTTCTTCAGCCCGAACACGTCGCCCAGCTGACGCTTCTCGCGTCGGGCCATGCGGCTGAAGAACGGCTCGGGATAGTTCGAAGGCTTGGTGCGTGGCGCGACCGACGCGGCAATGACGGCGGTCGGTGCTGGCTTCGTGCTGTCGTTCATGGCGTGCGTGCTCCCGGCGGTCGGCGCTCATTCTGCGAAGCATTCGCCGCCTCCGCCAGACGGCGTCTGCCCCGCCGTCGCCATTTTCCTGCCTCGGCGCCGACGTGCGGGTGGTGTAGGGTAATCAGGTTCGCATCAGGGGAGCTTTGGGGCGGATGCTGGCTCGAGGGGGAGTTCGCCGACAGGCCTGGACGGTGGCGTTCGCGCTGTCCGTCCTCGTGGCAGCCATCCCGACCGCGCCGGCGAACGCGGAGCTGCTGGCCCAGCGCGGCCGGGTGGTCACCGAGCCGGAGCCGGCCGATCCCCGCGCCGCCCCGCCGCCACAGCGTCGGCCTGCGCCGCCCGTCAACACTCCGTCGCCACCTTCGCAACCACCGCAGCGCCAGCCGACCAAGCTGGTGACCGAGCCCGAGCCGGCGGGGCCCGGCGGCGGACCGGCATCGCCTGCCCCTTCCTGGGCACCGCCACCCCAGGCTCAGCCGCAGCCCCAGCCCCAGCCCCAGCCTGCCCCGCAACCGGCGCCGAGGCCGTCGCCGGCCAGTGATCCCAGTCCCCGGCCTGACATCAATCCGCCGTCGTCGGAAGCCTGCCGACGGTTCCCCAATCTGTGCTGATCCCGGGAGCGAACCATGTGGACGCGCCGTGAGACGATCTTCGGTGGAGCGTTGAGCATCCTGTGGGGCGTCGGCGCGACCTGCGCGCACGCCAGGATCGGCGGCCATGAGGTGACTGGATGCATGCTGCCTGACCCGGCGGCCAACATCCTGCTCAACCGCAGCGCTCCGCCCTGGCTGTCGCTCAGCGGCAACGAGGAGATGTTCCCGAAATCGGGCGACGCGCAGTTCGACTACGCCCTGGCGCACACCCTGTCGGCGATGTCCGAGCTGCTGCACGTGCTGCCCGGCTTCTGCTACTTCGACGATTCGGAGGCCATGAACGCCTATGCCACCAACCGCGTCAGGCTCAACCGCGGCGACGGCACGGTGCTGTTCGGCCAGCGCCTGCTGCGCCGGCTGATGGGCCAGAAGGAGCATCCCGACGTCAGCGTCGCCGCCGTCTGCGCCCATGAGTTCGGCCATATCCTGCAGTACAAGCGCGGCCTGACCGCCATCGTCGGCGCCGGCCAGCCGACGGTGAAGCGCGTCGAGCTGCAGGCCGATTTCTTCGCCGGCTACTTCGCCGGCGTGCGCAAGCTCTCGCGTCCACAATATCCGGCCGCCGTCTACGCGCTCACGCAGTACAATTTCGGCGACAACATGGTGAACTCGCCCAAGCATCACGGCCGGCCCGACGAGCGCGCCGCCGCCATCGTGCAGGGCTTCGAGACCGGCTTCCGGCAGCGCCGCGGCCTCGACGAAGCGATCGGCATCAGCATCAACTACGTCAAGCAGCTTTGATGCCATCGGCGACGACCATCGCCGCGCTGCGCACGAGCCTGCTGCAGGTGCCCTTCGTCGGCGCGCCGCCGGCCAATGGCATCATGCCGCCGACGCACCGCGAACTCCTGGTGCTGGAGATCGAGACGGCCGGCGGCATCACCGGCACGGGCTACCTGCAGCCGCTGTCGGGCGGGCTGCTCACGCTGGATGCCTGCCTCAGGGAGATGATCGCGCCCAAGGTACTGGGCCGCGACGCCACCGAGATCGAGGGCATCTGGACCACGTTGTGGAAGAGCACCTACTGGCTGGGCCGCGGCGGCATCGCCACCTTCTGCCAGTCGGCCGTCGACATCGCGCTGTGGGACATTCTGGGCAAGAAGGCCGGACTGCCGCTGCATCGCCTGTGGGGCAACGCGCGCGACAGGGTGCCGGCCTATGGCTCGGGTTGCTGGCGCGGGCTGGGCCGCGACGGCATGATCGAACGCGCCAGGTACTTCACCGGAATGGGCCTGACGGCGATCAAGATGCAGGTGGCGCACATCAGGCCGTGGCGCGAAGACGTGAAGAACGTCCACGCCATGCGCGAGGCGCTGGGGCCCGACATCGAGATCATGATCGACGTCAACATGGGCTGGAGTGCCGACACCGCGATCCAGGCCGGCCACCACATCGACGAGGCCGATCCCTACTGGCTCGAGGAGCCGGTGGTCTGCGAGGATTTCGAGGGCTACAAGCGCGTCGCCCAGGCGCTGAAGACTCGCGTGGTCGGCGGCGAGAGCCACTTCACGCGCTACGATTTGCGGCCGTTCTTCGTCAGCCCGCCCAGCACGCCGATCCTGCAGCCCGACCCGATGCGCGGCGGGCTCACCGAACTGCGCAAGATCGCCGCCGTCGCCGAGACCTGGGGCATCGCCATCGCGCCGCATCTCTTCCACGAGCTGACGGTGCACCTGATGGCCTCGATCCCCAACGCCAACTACCTCGAGTACATGGACTGGAACGACGACCTGTGGGTCGAGCCGGCGATCCCGGTCGACGGCTTCCTGGTGCCGCCCGAAGCGCCCGGACACGGTCTGCGCTTCAGGCCCGAGATCCTCAGGGACTGCCGGGTCGGTGGTTTCGAGATCAAGACCTGATGCACAACGCGGCGTTCGCCGACAGGTGATGGACATGCGTGTCCGATCGCTCGAGTTCGAGTCATCGGCGCGCACCCCGTTTCAGGTCCGCAGGGCGATGGCCTCGAGGCCGGAGCTGTGGCGCTCGGTCAGGCGCATGCGCACCACCAGCGGCTTCACGCCGAACAGCTCGCCGAAGGCGGCGATCCAGTCCGGCTCCTCGGCCGCGGTAACGCCGATCACCCAGACGGAGCGGCGCCGCCGCAGCGTGCCCAGCCCGTCGGCGCCCAGCTTGCGGTCCTCGGCGAAGCGCTCGCAGAACTCCTCGAGGGTGATGTAGTCGCGTTCGCCCAGCCCGGGACGGATGTCGTCGATGATCACCAGCTGGGCGCGGCGCCACTGCCAGTAGAGGATGTTCGGCGGGCCGGCATCGGCGGCATCGATCGCCTGCACGCGCTCGATCGGCCCGGCATAGGGGCCGCGCCCATGCGTGGCCCGCTGCGCCAGCGCCGACTGGGCGAGCTTGCTGAACGGCACGTAGCGCACCTTGGCGCCGGCGAAGGCGGCCTCGGTGCCGATCGCCGCGGCGAGGTCGGTCTTGCCGACGCCCAGCGGGCCCAGCAGCAGCAGGGGCCGCTCGGTCGTGCCGCCGTCGACCTTGCTCGCCCCGGCGATGTAGGCCTCGATGGTCGGGCCGGGGTCATCGGACACCGGGGGCGCGGCCGGCGCGAAGGCCACCTCGACGCGCGACAGGCGCGACAGGTAGGGCAGCGCCGCCTTCTGCCAGACGATCTTCTGGCGCAGCCACCACCACGCGCCGCTCAGCGCCAAGGCGCCGATCGCCACGACGATCGCGGTGCGCACCAGCATCGCCGGCGAGATGGCGATGTCGATGCCCAGGATGGTCCAGGTCCACGGCGCCAGCGCCGAGACCAAAGGCAACGGCATTGCCACGACGACACCGATCAGCAGGCCGGCCAGCATGTACAGCGTGGCCGTGGTCGCGTTGCGGATCAGCAGCTTGCGATCTACGGCGAAGTAGCGATTGGCGCCGACGTTGAACTTGTGGAAGTCCTTGACCTCCTTGAGCGCCGGGATGGCGCCGAGCAGCGCCGCGGCGACCAGCCAGTGCCACCACACCGAAAGCGCGCCGAAGATCGAGACCAGCGCCCCGGCGACGGCGGCGATCAGCAGGCCGATGCCGATATGGCCCATCTGGTCAGCCATCCAGAGATAGGAATAGGTCGCCGCGCTCTGGACCTCCTTGTCGATCAGGTCGACCTTGATCTGATGGCGGATGTCGGCCGCCTCGATCACCGGTGGCCCAGGCGTCTCGTCCCGTTCCAGGACGTCGCAGGTGGCGTTGTTGGCCATGACATCCCCCCCGCCGCGACCGCGGCGGTTGAGTATGTCATGGCTTGGTAGCGCGACCTACTTCTTGATCGGCGCGCCCAGCGACCAGACATGGCCGAAGGGATCGCGCAGCTTGGCGTAGCGGTCGCCCCAGAACATGTCCTCGGGCGTCATCAGGCCGGTGGCGCCGGCATCGATCGCCTGCCTGTAGGTCTTGTCGACATCGGGCGCATAGAGATGGATGGTCACGGTGCTCTTGCCCAGCGCCTTCGGATTGCTGGTGCCGCCCATCTCGGCATACTCGGGGAAGCTGTCATGCAGCATGATCACGCCATCGCCGATCCTGATCGATGCGTGCATCAGCCGCTTGCCGTCCTGGGCCGGCATGCGGACCATCTCCACGGCGTCGAACGCCTTCTTGTAGAAGTCGAGCGCCGCAGCAGCGCCATCGACGTCGAGATGCGGCATGACGTGGGGCTGGGGTGCGTCGGCCATGGTCGTTGTCTCCTAGGAAGCGGCCGCGGAAGCCGTGTGCGCGGCCATGATCTCGCGCAGCGCGGGCATGGGATCGGTGGCGCGCACGCTGGCGCGCCCGCCCATGTCGCGCGCCCAGCGCACGATCGAGGGATGGCTGCGGTCGGCGATGGCGGCCAGCTCGGGCGCTTCGGGCACGTAGAACATGATCGGCACCAGGAAGAAATCGGCCAGCGAAGGCTGATCGCCGACGAGATACCGGTTGGCGGCGAGCTCGGCCTCGATCGGCCGCCACAGCTCCGCCACCTGCGCGAGGCTGGCGCGCACGCTCTCTTCCGGCGCCGGACGCAGGCCGAAGCGCGGCAGCAGGATACCGCGCGAGATCGTGCCGTAGAGGTAGTCGCACACCACGCTGATCCACTGGTACATGCGCGCGCGCTTCAGGGGATCGGCCGGGATCAGCGCGGGGCCGCTGCCGATGGCGTCAAACCAGGTGGTGATCGCCAGGGTCTCGTAGACCACCGTGGCCCCCAGGCGCGCCACGGGCATTCGGCGGTAGGGATGTGCCGCCGCGCCGGCCTCCTCCGGCGGCAGCAGGTCGTAGTCCAGGCCCTTCTCGTGCGCCACCAGGCGCGTGGCGCGCACGAAAGTGCTCGGTGCGAAGCCGTGGATCTTGAGCTCGGCCATGCTTGTCCTCCTCAGGCGGTCTTCGGCTCTTGTCCGGCCAGCAGGCGGTCGAGGCACTCAAAACCGCTGTCCCAGCCCTCGGTGTGACTCCTGGTGCCCTCCTCGTCGCGGAACAGGCCCTGAGTGAAGACCATGTCGGTCTCCTCGCCGCGATCGACCAGCTCGACGCTGACGATCGTCTCGTGCTCGCGCGGCGCTGCGGGATCGCCGGACTCGTGCCACGCCCAGGTGAACTCCAGGGTCGAGGGACGCTTCACCTTGAGGAACCGGCCGCTGACCGAATGCATGCGCTGCGGCCCTTTCATGGTCGCCGACCAGGCGCCGCCCTCGCGCACGTCGAGCGCGCAGCGCGTGGTGCGGTAATGATCCGGGCCGAACCACCGGGCGAACGTCGCGCCGTCGGTCCACGCATTGAACACCATCTCGCGCGGCGCCTTGAAGCGCCTGACGATGCGCAATCGCCTGGTGTCAAGCTCGGTGACGCCGTCCATGATCGACCTCTTCCGCGACACGCGGTATGCTGTTATTAACTCCTCGGTTAAGTAAACGTCTCCCTGTCCCGAGTCAAGCGGCCACGTATGGAGGACTCATGACCAGGACCGTCGATCGCGGCGATTGGCTCGACGCCCGCCGCGCGCTGCTGCGCAAGGAGAAGGACCTCACCCGCCTGCGCGACGAGGTCGCGGCGCTGCGTCGCGCCCTGCCGCGCGTGCGCATCGACAAGGACTACGTGTTCGCCGGACCGTCCGGCCCGGTGAGCCTGGGCGCGCTCTTCGCCGGTCGCAGCCAGCTCATCGTCTATCACTTCATGCTCGGGCCGGACTGGAACGAGCCGTGCAAGAGCTGCTCGTTCTGGGCCGAGCATCACGACGCCACGCGCGTGCATCTGGCGCATCGCGATGTCGAGCTGGCCGCGGTGTCGCGTGCGCCTGTCGAGAAGATCGAGCGGTTCAAGCAGCGCTTCGGCTGGCGCTTCCCCTGGGTGTCGTCGCTGGGCAGCGACTTCAACTTCGACTTCGCCGTGTCGTTCCCGCCCGACGACGGCAGGCCGCGCCAGCCCAACTACAATTTCGGCACTCAGACCTTCGGCGGCGGCGAGGCGCCGGGGCTCAGCGTGTTCATGCGCGATGCCGACGGCGCGATCTTCCACACCTACTCGACCTATTCACGCGGCCTGGACGCGCTCAACGGCACCTACCAGCTGCTCGATCTGGTGCCCAAGGGCCGCGACGAAGAAGGGCTGGACTTTCCGATGGCCTGGGTGCGCCTGAAGGATCGCTACGACCCGACGTGAGCGGAGGCTGCCACCGCGCGCCGCGCGACGACGAAGTCGAGGATGTCCGGCACCGCGTGATCGATGGTGAGCTCGGCCGGCTTGTGGCTGCTGGCGCGCAGGCTCGTGCCAAGCCCGTCGCTTTCGGCGCGCCAGCCGGATGCCTGCCACGACAGCCACGGCACGAAGGTGGCGCGGCCGCGCACCGCCGGCTTGCGCCGCGCATTGCCGGTGTTGAACGGCGCCACCGCTGCGCGCACGGCGTGACGCGCCAGCAGCGCCCCGGCGTCGATCGTCAGCACGATCTGCGCCGTGCGCCGGCAGGCGTGCAGGTGCCGCGCGACGCGCTCCTCGTCGAACCAGAAGAAGACCTTGCCGTTGAGCAGCGCGTACCACTGAGTCGGCGTCACGCCGCGCAGGCA from Alphaproteobacteria bacterium includes the following:
- a CDS encoding hydroxyacid dehydrogenase; translation: MPWTIAITGPDLAKPGLDVLNAAGCRVHFVADNSSDAELLALVRKETIDGILARHGVSGNVIRAGDSIRCISRHGAGYNSVDIPAATAKRIPVLVAAGVNAQSVAELTIGLMIAVARAIPTHDANLRGARWIKGPAGVQLGGRTMGIVGLGAVGKRVARAAAGLGLKVMAYDPYINAVIEGVERVASLGDLLARAEVLSLHCPLTEETEGMIGAAQLAALPRGAVLLNAARGPVVDEGALVAALRAGHLLGAGLDTFRDEPPAPDCALLGLPNVVLSPHIGAHTGYATDAVSATAAENLLRVLDGKPVDPALCVNRAVLA
- a CDS encoding cupin domain-containing protein, yielding MNDSTKPAPTAVIAASVAPRTKPSNYPEPFFSRMARREKRQLGDVFGLKNFGVNLTRLAPGGESALLHTHSKQDEFIYILQGQPTLVTEKGETQLEPGMCAGFPAKGMAHQLVNRTSDDVFILEVGDRTPGDEGSYPRDDIQAVLGADGKWQFTHKDGRPY
- a CDS encoding metalloprotease, translating into MFPKSGDAQFDYALAHTLSAMSELLHVLPGFCYFDDSEAMNAYATNRVRLNRGDGTVLFGQRLLRRLMGQKEHPDVSVAAVCAHEFGHILQYKRGLTAIVGAGQPTVKRVELQADFFAGYFAGVRKLSRPQYPAAVYALTQYNFGDNMVNSPKHHGRPDERAAAIVQGFETGFRQRRGLDEAIGISINYVKQL
- a CDS encoding mandelate racemase/muconate lactonizing enzyme family protein; this encodes MPSATTIAALRTSLLQVPFVGAPPANGIMPPTHRELLVLEIETAGGITGTGYLQPLSGGLLTLDACLREMIAPKVLGRDATEIEGIWTTLWKSTYWLGRGGIATFCQSAVDIALWDILGKKAGLPLHRLWGNARDRVPAYGSGCWRGLGRDGMIERARYFTGMGLTAIKMQVAHIRPWREDVKNVHAMREALGPDIEIMIDVNMGWSADTAIQAGHHIDEADPYWLEEPVVCEDFEGYKRVAQALKTRVVGGESHFTRYDLRPFFVSPPSTPILQPDPMRGGLTELRKIAAVAETWGIAIAPHLFHELTVHLMASIPNANYLEYMDWNDDLWVEPAIPVDGFLVPPEAPGHGLRFRPEILRDCRVGGFEIKT
- a CDS encoding VOC family protein; protein product: MADAPQPHVMPHLDVDGAAAALDFYKKAFDAVEMVRMPAQDGKRLMHASIRIGDGVIMLHDSFPEYAEMGGTSNPKALGKSTVTIHLYAPDVDKTYRQAIDAGATGLMTPEDMFWGDRYAKLRDPFGHVWSLGAPIKK
- a CDS encoding glutathione S-transferase family protein gives rise to the protein MAELKIHGFAPSTFVRATRLVAHEKGLDYDLLPPEEAGAAAHPYRRMPVARLGATVVYETLAITTWFDAIGSGPALIPADPLKRARMYQWISVVCDYLYGTISRGILLPRFGLRPAPEESVRASLAQVAELWRPIEAELAANRYLVGDQPSLADFFLVPIMFYVPEAPELAAIADRSHPSIVRWARDMGGRASVRATDPMPALREIMAAHTASAAAS
- a CDS encoding SRPBCC domain-containing protein, with the protein product MDGVTELDTRRLRIVRRFKAPREMVFNAWTDGATFARWFGPDHYRTTRCALDVREGGAWSATMKGPQRMHSVSGRFLKVKRPSTLEFTWAWHESGDPAAPREHETIVSVELVDRGEETDMVFTQGLFRDEEGTRSHTEGWDSGFECLDRLLAGQEPKTA
- a CDS encoding DUF899 domain-containing protein; this translates as MTRTVDRGDWLDARRALLRKEKDLTRLRDEVAALRRALPRVRIDKDYVFAGPSGPVSLGALFAGRSQLIVYHFMLGPDWNEPCKSCSFWAEHHDATRVHLAHRDVELAAVSRAPVEKIERFKQRFGWRFPWVSSLGSDFNFDFAVSFPPDDGRPRQPNYNFGTQTFGGGEAPGLSVFMRDADGAIFHTYSTYSRGLDALNGTYQLLDLVPKGRDEEGLDFPMAWVRLKDRYDPT